One genomic segment of Pyruvatibacter mobilis includes these proteins:
- a CDS encoding PAS domain-containing sensor histidine kinase, whose protein sequence is MDEVNPVHEADWQVHPGARARPRVKARHLAFIRQHAVGGIIGALGGIAFVAFTGQTDLFALGAFALLAATGLPALWLRVTGHLTSAYSLSSFFLAFLVTWLCAWTGGVDSPAIFWLALVPLEAALSASRRSAVIAASYAAIAFALLIWMSLASALPPAHLPGLDPFLVRMVAILSAIIYACALALRTQEAYQRAEDAADAEEARYRMVADNASDLITRHSIDGTVLFATPASRRLLGVAAHKLIGMRVTELLGSDTQEARDLSEAFAVALRKGGEHSAEFSLPAHDGSTRHLEMRIRAVGDARDVSLVAVTRDITERQAAQEVLADARDMAESASRTKSAFLRSMSHELRTPLNSIIGFSQVIRDQSFGPIGNGRYSDYADMIGESGKSLLRIVTDVLRMSEIEAGNVEMEIEETRLHPVAALAIRTLEPQARHARVLVENHVAEDLPMMMADARGVDQAMQCILANAIQHSQPGDAVQVTGGADDISAWIEISDQGPGIPEHEISRLMRPFERTGGSLEGRPSGAGVGLAIAKALTELQRGGFTIHSREGEGTTVRLTYPRAQMSGRRTA, encoded by the coding sequence GTGGATGAGGTAAATCCGGTGCACGAGGCTGATTGGCAGGTTCATCCGGGCGCACGCGCCCGGCCGCGCGTGAAGGCACGGCATCTGGCGTTCATCCGGCAGCACGCGGTGGGTGGCATCATCGGCGCCCTGGGCGGCATCGCCTTTGTCGCCTTCACCGGCCAGACCGACCTGTTCGCGCTGGGGGCGTTCGCGCTTCTGGCCGCCACCGGCCTGCCGGCCCTGTGGCTGCGCGTCACCGGGCACCTCACCAGTGCCTACAGCCTGTCATCCTTCTTTCTGGCCTTCCTCGTCACCTGGCTGTGCGCCTGGACGGGCGGGGTGGATTCACCGGCCATCTTCTGGCTGGCGCTGGTACCGCTCGAAGCGGCGCTGTCGGCCAGCCGCCGCAGTGCGGTCATTGCCGCCTCCTATGCCGCCATCGCCTTTGCGCTGCTGATCTGGATGTCGCTGGCCTCGGCCCTGCCGCCGGCGCATCTGCCGGGGCTCGACCCCTTCCTCGTCCGCATGGTCGCGATCCTGAGCGCCATCATCTATGCCTGCGCCCTGGCGCTGCGCACCCAGGAAGCCTATCAGCGTGCCGAGGATGCCGCCGACGCCGAAGAGGCGCGCTACCGCATGGTCGCCGACAATGCCAGCGACCTCATCACCCGCCATTCGATTGACGGCACGGTGCTGTTCGCCACCCCCGCCAGCCGCCGCCTGCTGGGCGTCGCCGCGCACAAGCTCATCGGCATGCGCGTGACGGAGCTTCTGGGCAGCGACACGCAGGAGGCCCGCGACTTGTCGGAGGCCTTCGCTGTCGCCCTGCGCAAGGGCGGCGAACACAGCGCCGAATTTTCTCTGCCGGCCCATGACGGCAGCACGCGCCATCTGGAAATGCGTATCCGCGCGGTGGGCGATGCGCGGGATGTGAGCCTTGTGGCCGTCACCCGCGACATCACCGAGCGCCAGGCCGCCCAGGAGGTGCTGGCCGATGCCCGCGACATGGCCGAGAGCGCCAGCCGCACCAAATCGGCCTTCCTGCGCTCCATGAGCCATGAGCTGCGCACGCCGCTTAACTCCATCATCGGGTTCTCGCAGGTGATCCGCGACCAGTCCTTCGGCCCCATCGGCAACGGGCGCTACTCGGACTACGCCGACATGATCGGCGAAAGCGGCAAGTCGCTGCTGCGCATCGTCACCGACGTGCTGCGCATGTCGGAGATCGAGGCCGGCAACGTGGAAATGGAGATCGAGGAAACCCGTCTCCACCCGGTCGCAGCGCTTGCGATCCGCACCCTTGAACCGCAGGCACGCCACGCCCGCGTGCTGGTGGAAAACCACGTCGCCGAGGACCTGCCGATGATGATGGCGGACGCCCGTGGTGTGGACCAGGCGATGCAGTGCATCCTCGCCAACGCCATCCAGCACTCGCAGCCGGGTGACGCCGTGCAGGTGACCGGCGGGGCGGATGATATCAGCGCCTGGATCGAGATCAGCGATCAGGGCCCGGGCATTCCCGAGCATGAGATCAGCCGCCTGATGCGGCCCTTCGAGCGCACCGGCGGCAGCCTTGAAGGCCGCCCGTCCGGCGCCGGCGTGGGGCTGGCCATCGCCAAGGCACTGACCGAGCTGCAGCGCGGCGGCTTCACCATCCATTCGCGCGAAGGCGAGGGGACGACCGTGCGCCTGACCTATCCGCGCGCGCAGATGAGCGGCCGCCGGACGGCCTGA
- a CDS encoding PAS domain-containing sensor histidine kinase, whose amino-acid sequence MPVGTREGTDALIAGLDSLRVGIIVFNGDDRLTYSNAHFRYIFRTFDDLDAIVGLTFEDILRRLLSEGEIAGTRAINDPEGWIADTLAFHRSRDWTPRIERLSDGRWMEVKSRPLDDGGAIVHWNDVTSLMRVQMRFEAAIESTADGFAVWDQADRLVLHNRVFARLHRAAGDQLEPGITFRDFMTRTSESDVFHTGGDAAQWLDRRMEKHALPVGQSTLRHVDGRWFLMRDRHTREGGRVTVYTDITELKERERQLIERGRTLQSTVHELEMNRAMLENQASSLVDVAEKLDYEKEAAERANESKTSFLRNMSHELRTPLNSIIGFSEVLEQELFGRLGNERYLDYAKMIHTSGDHLLTLINQILDLSKIEAGRYELVHRHFDLREVIEDCTDILSTQARAGNISIDLSLPDEELEIEADHTAIRQSVLNLMSNAIKFTTEGGSVTVRLEQEDEMARITVADTGIGIAPNDIKRVLIPFEQVESSMSVGAQGTGLGLPIVKSLVQLHGGQLNLASTLGKGTTVTIWLPIEACDVPEAGMVGQRPFGLIASPKG is encoded by the coding sequence ATGCCAGTGGGGACGCGCGAGGGAACTGACGCGCTCATTGCAGGACTGGACAGTCTTCGGGTCGGCATCATCGTCTTCAATGGCGATGACCGGCTTACCTACAGCAATGCCCATTTCCGCTATATTTTCCGCACCTTCGATGACCTTGACGCCATTGTGGGCCTCACCTTCGAGGACATTCTGCGGCGCCTTCTGAGTGAAGGCGAAATCGCCGGCACGCGCGCCATCAACGACCCCGAGGGCTGGATCGCCGACACGCTGGCCTTTCATCGATCCCGCGACTGGACGCCGCGTATCGAGCGGCTGTCGGATGGCCGTTGGATGGAAGTGAAGTCGCGGCCCCTGGATGATGGCGGCGCCATCGTTCACTGGAATGACGTGACCTCGCTGATGCGGGTTCAGATGCGCTTTGAAGCCGCCATCGAAAGCACCGCCGACGGCTTTGCCGTATGGGATCAGGCTGACCGGCTGGTGCTGCACAACCGTGTCTTTGCCCGGCTGCACCGGGCGGCCGGTGACCAGCTCGAGCCGGGCATCACTTTCCGTGACTTCATGACCCGCACATCGGAGTCGGACGTGTTCCATACCGGCGGCGACGCCGCCCAGTGGCTGGACCGGCGGATGGAAAAGCATGCCCTGCCGGTGGGCCAGAGCACGCTGCGCCATGTGGATGGCCGCTGGTTCCTGATGCGCGACCGGCATACGCGCGAGGGCGGCCGCGTCACCGTCTATACCGACATCACCGAATTGAAGGAGCGCGAACGCCAGCTCATCGAGCGCGGGCGGACGCTGCAATCCACCGTTCACGAGCTGGAGATGAACCGCGCCATGCTGGAAAACCAGGCATCGAGCCTCGTGGATGTGGCCGAGAAGCTGGATTACGAAAAAGAAGCCGCCGAGCGGGCGAATGAGAGCAAGACCTCGTTCCTGCGCAATATGAGCCATGAGCTGCGCACGCCGCTCAATTCCATCATCGGCTTTTCAGAGGTGCTGGAGCAGGAGCTGTTCGGCCGGCTGGGCAATGAGCGCTATCTCGATTACGCGAAGATGATCCACACGTCCGGGGATCACCTGCTGACGCTGATCAACCAGATCCTTGACCTGTCTAAGATCGAGGCCGGGCGCTACGAGCTGGTGCATCGCCACTTTGATCTGCGGGAGGTGATCGAGGACTGCACGGACATCCTTTCCACCCAGGCACGCGCCGGGAACATCTCCATCGACCTTTCCCTCCCCGACGAGGAACTGGAGATCGAGGCCGATCACACGGCGATCCGCCAGTCTGTTCTCAATCTCATGTCCAACGCCATCAAGTTCACCACCGAAGGCGGCTCCGTGACGGTGCGGCTGGAGCAGGAAGACGAGATGGCGCGCATCACGGTGGCGGATACGGGCATCGGCATTGCGCCCAACGACATCAAGCGCGTGCTCATTCCCTTCGAGCAGGTGGAATCCTCCATGTCCGTCGGCGCGCAGGGGACCGGCCTCGGCCTGCCGATCGTCAAGTCGCTCGTGCAGTTGCATGGCGGCCAGCTCAACCTGGCGAGCACCCTGGGCAAGGGCACCACGGTGACCATCTGGCTGCCCATCGAGGCCTGCGACGTCCCCGAAGCGGGGATGGTGGGCCAGCGGCCCTTCGGCCTGATCGCGTCGCCCAAGGGGTAA
- a CDS encoding polyphosphate kinase 2 family protein, with protein MASGKSGSDTDTGKDAPNWRDLFAVWQTNGFALADIPADADIDGEAYEEHLIALQDRIRELQLAFLYNRLKGVIIFEGWDAAGKGGIIRRLSSVMDPRAVRVWPISAPDAREREEHYLQRFWRRLPANGELGVFDRSWYGRVLVERVEGFADREAWSRAYDEINSFERALAADGFRLVKIFLHISPEVQAKRFLERLDNPLKRWKLTPDDLRNRDKWGAYEDAIEEMVRRTSAPDAPWHVIPSHSKKFARLAALHTIIETLGAGVSLEPPLPSPAFLDEAHAALGAIPDGLMAKAKDAAADDAAVAGTDSAGKKD; from the coding sequence ATGGCATCCGGAAAGTCCGGCTCCGATACCGATACCGGGAAAGACGCTCCCAACTGGCGGGACCTGTTTGCGGTCTGGCAGACGAACGGCTTTGCCCTGGCCGATATACCGGCCGACGCGGATATCGACGGGGAAGCCTATGAAGAGCACCTGATCGCCCTGCAGGACCGCATTCGCGAGCTGCAGCTTGCCTTTCTCTATAACCGCCTCAAGGGCGTGATCATCTTTGAAGGCTGGGATGCTGCCGGCAAGGGCGGCATCATCCGCCGTCTGTCGAGCGTGATGGACCCGCGGGCGGTGCGTGTCTGGCCGATCTCGGCGCCGGACGCGCGTGAGCGCGAGGAACATTACCTGCAGCGTTTCTGGCGCCGCCTGCCCGCCAATGGCGAACTCGGCGTGTTCGACCGCTCCTGGTATGGCCGGGTGCTAGTGGAGCGGGTCGAGGGATTTGCCGACCGCGAGGCCTGGTCGCGCGCCTATGACGAGATCAACAGTTTCGAGCGCGCGCTGGCGGCCGATGGCTTCCGGCTGGTGAAGATCTTCCTGCACATCTCGCCGGAGGTGCAGGCGAAGCGCTTCCTGGAACGGCTCGACAACCCGCTCAAGCGCTGGAAGCTGACGCCGGATGATCTGCGCAACCGCGACAAGTGGGGCGCCTATGAAGATGCCATCGAGGAAATGGTGCGGCGGACATCGGCACCGGACGCCCCGTGGCACGTGATCCCGTCGCACAGCAAGAAATTCGCCCGGCTGGCCGCCCTGCACACCATCATTGAAACGCTGGGAGCCGGGGTGTCGCTCGAACCCCCGCTGCCAAGCCCCGCCTTTCTTGACGAGGCCCATGCGGCGCTGGGTGCCATTCCCGACGGGCTGATGGCCAAGGCGAAGGATGCTGCGGCCGACGATGCGGCCGTGGCCGGCACAGACAGCGCGGGCAAAAAGGACTGA
- a CDS encoding DUF5330 domain-containing protein: MLILRIAFWVAVVAMLLPSAPSTAVVGPDGTPLAEEANFDPAEAVTLAMTTSSDVLGFCDRNRSVCDAAGDAGEHVLAQVIYYSGEAVSWAAEKLLSARQPVNGAANSAPVSVLAPPPAQGI, from the coding sequence ATGCTCATTTTGCGAATTGCTTTCTGGGTCGCCGTCGTGGCGATGCTTCTGCCCAGCGCACCGTCCACCGCTGTGGTGGGTCCGGATGGAACGCCGCTGGCCGAGGAGGCGAATTTCGATCCGGCGGAAGCGGTAACGCTCGCCATGACCACCAGCTCCGACGTGCTGGGCTTCTGCGACCGCAACCGCTCTGTCTGCGACGCTGCCGGGGATGCCGGCGAACATGTGCTGGCGCAGGTTATCTACTATTCCGGCGAGGCTGTGAGCTGGGCTGCCGAGAAGCTGTTGAGCGCCCGCCAGCCTGTGAACGGCGCTGCCAATTCGGCACCCGTCTCGGTGCTCGCACCGCCGCCTGCCCAGGGAATCTAA
- a CDS encoding cysteine desulfuration protein SufE has translation MTIDELIDDFAYLEDWEDRYRYVIELGKDLEPLADEDHSDANKVKGCVSQVWLRTDVSKGDDGTPVLHFTGDSDAHIVRGLIAIVLTLYSDRPAREIVATGPDDTFSKIGLDEHLSPQRSNGLHAMVQRIQNDAASALSDAGLAPA, from the coding sequence GTGACCATTGACGAGCTGATCGACGATTTCGCCTATCTGGAGGACTGGGAAGACCGGTACCGCTATGTGATCGAGCTCGGGAAGGATCTCGAGCCGCTGGCGGATGAGGACCATTCCGACGCCAACAAGGTGAAGGGCTGCGTCAGCCAGGTGTGGCTGCGCACGGATGTGAGCAAGGGCGATGACGGCACGCCGGTGCTGCATTTTACCGGCGACAGCGACGCCCATATCGTCCGTGGCCTGATCGCCATCGTGCTGACGCTCTATTCGGACCGCCCGGCACGCGAGATCGTGGCGACAGGTCCTGACGACACCTTTTCAAAGATCGGCCTCGACGAGCATCTGAGCCCGCAGCGGTCCAACGGCCTGCATGCCATGGTGCAGCGGATCCAGAATGACGCGGCCTCCGCCCTCAGTGACGCGGGCCTCGCTCCGGCCTAG